One genomic region from Methanomassiliicoccales archaeon encodes:
- a CDS encoding redoxin domain-containing protein, whose translation MDRSSTLKAGDPAPEFQIPDEMNEPVSLRELTRKGPVALLFFPSVWGMMCNVEMGTFRDMFGEFQATGGQLIAITTNSPMSNAPYREHMRLPYQILSDFDGRVSGQYGILCGEEGYLAGRSNRAVYIVERDLRLKYVWVADDPSYEPDYDLVLKLLTEAAKEG comes from the coding sequence ATGGACCGTTCTTCGACCCTTAAGGCCGGTGATCCTGCTCCGGAGTTCCAGATCCCGGACGAGATGAACGAGCCAGTGTCGCTGCGAGAGCTGACGAGGAAAGGGCCGGTGGCCTTGCTCTTCTTCCCTTCCGTCTGGGGGATGATGTGCAATGTGGAGATGGGCACCTTCCGGGACATGTTCGGGGAGTTTCAGGCAACTGGAGGCCAGCTGATAGCGATAACCACCAACTCTCCCATGTCCAACGCTCCCTACCGAGAGCACATGCGCCTGCCGTACCAGATCCTGAGCGATTTCGACGGCCGGGTCTCGGGGCAGTACGGCATTCTATGCGGGGAGGAGGGCTACCTGGCCGGAAGGTCCAATCGGGCCGTTTATATTGTGGAGCGGGACTTGAGGCTCAAATACGTCTGGGTGGCCGATGACCCTTCCTATGAACCGGACTACGATCTGGTGCTCAAACTGCTGACCGAGGCCGCCAAGGAAGGCTGA
- a CDS encoding 50S ribosomal protein L44e gives MKMPRTISTYCPFCKVHKQHEVERVKKKKASELKWGQRRFRRATSGYGGFPRAKPEGREKPTKRVPLRYRCKTCKKAHQKQCFRSKKFELSE, from the coding sequence ATGAAGATGCCCAGGACAATTAGCACTTACTGCCCTTTCTGCAAGGTCCACAAGCAGCACGAAGTAGAAAGGGTCAAGAAGAAGAAGGCCAGCGAACTCAAGTGGGGGCAGAGGCGATTCAGGCGTGCCACGTCTGGTTACGGCGGTTTCCCCAGGGCGAAGCCTGAGGGCCGAGAGAAGCCGACGAAGCGCGTGCCACTAAGGTACCGCTGCAAAACCTGCAAGAAGGCCCACCAGAAGCAGTGCTTCCGGTCGAAGAAGTTCGAGCTATCGGAGTGA
- a CDS encoding 30S ribosomal protein S27e — translation MVHSGNFIKIKCPDCSNEQIAFKRPATSVVCHVCGSTLIKPTGGTGQMKGQLLEVVD, via the coding sequence ATGGTTCACAGCGGTAATTTCATCAAGATCAAGTGCCCGGACTGCAGCAACGAACAGATCGCGTTCAAACGGCCTGCCACATCGGTGGTCTGCCACGTCTGTGGCTCCACCCTCATCAAGCCGACCGGAGGGACCGGTCAAATGAAAGGGCAGCTGCTTGAGGTGGTCGATTAG
- a CDS encoding diphthine--ammonia ligase yields MRLAVLFSGGKDSTYAAFLMHQLGHEVRTMVSILPKEEDSWLFHTPNLHLLPQMARAMGLDLLTVESEGGEEGDLAALRSALKDLDVEGVVTGAIVSDYQWDRINGVCEELGLRVFSPLWRKDQEMLLRDMVQAGVRAVFVRVSAEGLAPSWLGREIDPPVVDELVSLSRRWGMNVSGEGGEYETLVLDSPLHRHPLKAVGKEVVTRRDGGSLRVLALEEG; encoded by the coding sequence ATGAGGCTGGCGGTGCTCTTCTCCGGCGGCAAGGACTCCACCTATGCCGCGTTCCTCATGCACCAGCTGGGTCACGAGGTGCGAACCATGGTAAGCATCCTTCCCAAGGAGGAGGATTCGTGGCTCTTCCATACCCCCAACCTTCACCTGTTGCCGCAGATGGCGCGTGCGATGGGCCTGGATCTCCTGACCGTGGAGAGCGAGGGAGGCGAAGAGGGGGACCTGGCCGCGCTCCGATCTGCGCTCAAGGATCTGGATGTGGAGGGGGTCGTCACCGGTGCCATCGTCTCAGACTATCAATGGGACCGGATCAACGGCGTGTGCGAGGAGCTCGGCCTGCGAGTCTTCTCCCCCCTCTGGAGAAAGGACCAAGAGATGCTCTTGCGGGACATGGTGCAGGCCGGTGTGCGAGCGGTCTTCGTCCGTGTTTCGGCGGAGGGTCTGGCCCCATCCTGGCTAGGGAGGGAGATCGATCCTCCGGTGGTGGATGAGCTCGTCTCCCTTTCGCGGCGTTGGGGCATGAACGTATCCGGCGAGGGAGGAGAGTACGAGACATTGGTGCTCGATTCCCCTCTCCATCGGCATCCTCTCAAGGCTGTAGGGAAAGAGGTGGTCACGAGGCGGGACGGCGGAAGCCTGCGCGTTCTCGCTCTCGAGGAAGGGTGA
- a CDS encoding class I SAM-dependent methyltransferase produces MSPHQFDAKDKAHLKNENRMKVQPAEGILERAEVRRDEVCADLGCGIGYLSVPLALRCQAVVAVDSQKEMLTTLWSSLSEFARSNVYLVQAQVDRLPFSAPSFDHVFLVNVLHEVEDRDRLAEEVERVLRPGGRMTVVDFQKKPTSFGPPVEERLTAEEAEACFNSVRLEKRHSLDEFYQLEMIRL; encoded by the coding sequence ATGAGCCCACATCAGTTCGACGCCAAGGACAAGGCGCATCTCAAGAACGAGAACCGGATGAAAGTCCAGCCTGCGGAAGGCATCCTGGAAAGGGCCGAGGTGCGACGGGACGAGGTCTGCGCCGATTTAGGGTGCGGCATCGGCTATCTGAGCGTGCCGTTAGCACTTCGTTGCCAGGCGGTGGTGGCCGTGGATTCGCAGAAAGAGATGCTTACTACGCTCTGGAGCTCGCTCTCTGAGTTCGCGCGCTCCAACGTATATCTGGTGCAGGCACAGGTGGACCGCCTGCCCTTCTCTGCGCCCTCCTTCGATCATGTCTTCCTGGTCAATGTGCTGCATGAGGTGGAGGATCGCGATCGACTGGCGGAGGAGGTGGAACGCGTGCTCCGCCCCGGGGGCCGGATGACAGTGGTGGATTTCCAAAAGAAACCGACGTCCTTCGGTCCGCCCGTAGAGGAGAGGCTGACCGCGGAGGAAGCGGAGGCCTGCTTCAACAGCGTGAGGTTGGAGAAGAGGCACTCACTGGACGAGTTCTATCAGCTGGAGATGATCCGCCTCTGA
- a CDS encoding creatininase family protein, which produces MKIGEMTSKEFAEAMKREPIVFLPMGATEAHGIHLPLATDCYQPEALCADLTKEFDGLLAPSVRYGHHSSTRNMPGTIGIESETLKALVMDILTSMHRQGIHKVVLVSGHAGTIHLAAIRDAAEEVVRDTGMKLMVLSDYDIAYKYPIKSDPDCPDGHGGLVETSRVLALRPELVKSKRKRGKFLSQDFMVIADPERCYPAGMVGDPNKATAELGEDINQFIFDRMCSLIKDNFKE; this is translated from the coding sequence ATGAAGATCGGAGAGATGACCTCGAAGGAATTCGCTGAGGCGATGAAGCGCGAACCTATTGTCTTCCTGCCCATGGGGGCCACCGAGGCCCATGGCATACATCTACCCCTGGCCACGGACTGCTATCAACCAGAGGCGCTGTGCGCTGACCTGACGAAGGAGTTCGACGGCCTCCTGGCACCCTCCGTTCGCTACGGACACCACTCGTCCACCCGCAATATGCCCGGCACCATCGGCATCGAGTCTGAGACATTGAAGGCGCTGGTCATGGACATCCTTACCTCGATGCACCGCCAAGGCATCCACAAGGTGGTATTGGTGAGCGGGCACGCTGGGACCATCCATCTGGCGGCCATCCGCGATGCTGCCGAAGAGGTCGTCCGCGATACAGGGATGAAGCTCATGGTTCTCTCGGACTACGACATCGCCTACAAGTACCCGATCAAGAGCGACCCCGATTGTCCGGACGGGCACGGGGGCCTGGTGGAGACTTCCAGGGTGCTGGCATTGAGACCAGAACTGGTGAAGAGCAAGCGGAAGAGAGGGAAGTTCTTGAGCCAGGATTTCATGGTCATCGCCGACCCGGAACGCTGCTACCCGGCGGGCATGGTGGGCGATCCGAACAAGGCGACGGCTGAGCTAGGCGAGGACATCAATCAGTTCATCTTCGATCGCATGTGCTCGCTGATCAAGGACAATTTCAAGGAGTGA
- a CDS encoding ArsR family transcriptional regulator, whose translation MGERGFSKKDETLVELLVNTGLPKNVAKTLTFLRKKEETTSVEIEVSTALRQPEVSIAMQELRRRKWVNKRDIKKEGKGRPVHAYRLSIPFEKILEALEKDERKRIERIVSNIELLKQTVQP comes from the coding sequence ATGGGTGAGCGGGGCTTCAGCAAGAAGGACGAAACGCTGGTGGAGCTTCTCGTGAACACCGGCCTGCCGAAGAACGTGGCGAAGACCCTCACCTTCCTGCGCAAGAAGGAGGAGACCACGTCCGTTGAGATCGAGGTCTCCACCGCCCTGCGACAGCCAGAGGTCTCCATCGCCATGCAAGAACTGCGACGGAGGAAGTGGGTCAACAAGCGGGACATCAAGAAGGAGGGAAAGGGTCGTCCGGTGCACGCCTACCGCCTGTCCATCCCGTTCGAGAAGATACTGGAGGCACTGGAAAAGGATGAGCGCAAGCGCATCGAGCGCATCGTGAGCAACATCGAGCTGCTCAAGCAAACGGTCCAACCCTAA
- the rpiA gene encoding ribose-5-phosphate isomerase RpiA — translation MDKKRAAAEEAVKLIEDGMTVGLGTGSTANYAIEAIGRRVAGGLRIKGVATSKSTEALARKQGIPLVDLNEVEIIDMTIDGADEVDPFMNLIKGMGGALLREKVVAFASVEEVIVVDDSKLVRVLGTKSPLPVEVAQFGHRKTKSAMESLGCTANLKGEGRPFVTDNGNYVYECRFARIDDPELLEAELHLIPGVVESGLFVDLVTKVIIGTDGGVETRKKN, via the coding sequence GTGGACAAGAAGAGAGCGGCGGCGGAGGAGGCAGTGAAGCTCATAGAGGATGGCATGACCGTGGGTCTGGGCACGGGATCCACGGCCAACTACGCCATCGAAGCCATCGGCCGGAGGGTGGCCGGGGGATTGAGGATCAAGGGCGTGGCCACCTCAAAGAGCACGGAGGCGCTGGCCAGAAAGCAAGGCATTCCCTTGGTCGACCTGAACGAGGTGGAGATCATAGACATGACCATCGATGGCGCGGACGAGGTGGATCCGTTCATGAACCTGATCAAGGGCATGGGCGGTGCGCTTCTGCGGGAGAAGGTGGTGGCGTTCGCCTCAGTCGAGGAGGTCATCGTCGTGGACGACTCCAAGCTGGTGCGGGTTCTAGGCACAAAGTCGCCGCTGCCGGTGGAAGTGGCTCAGTTCGGTCACCGGAAGACCAAGAGCGCCATGGAGAGCCTAGGATGCACGGCGAACTTGAAAGGCGAAGGAAGACCGTTCGTCACCGACAACGGCAACTATGTCTACGAATGCAGATTCGCTCGCATCGATGACCCTGAGCTCCTGGAAGCGGAGCTGCACCTCATACCGGGCGTGGTGGAGAGTGGCCTGTTCGTCGACCTGGTCACAAAGGTGATCATCGGCACGGATGGCGGCGTGGAAACGAGGAAGAAGAATTAG